Part of the Desulfomonilaceae bacterium genome, ACCATTTCTAATAGAATCTGCAAGAGAATCATATGCCGAGATATCTCTTTCAATCAGTTTCTTGAAAGAGTTGATCTTGCCTTTTATTTTCTGAAGCAGTTCATCACAGATTTTGCGGGAACATCCCGTTTTCTCAGCCCTTAGCGCCTCGATGTGACAAATTTTTTCAGCCAGGGTTAAGCCCACTAGCGCAGTATAAGAAGATACAGATCCACCACCAGGATAAGGTCTGGGTTGTCTTAACGCATCCAGAAAAGTGGACTCTTCAAACGGCATTTTTCACCAGGAATTAGGACTCAGGGACATTGGCTGCTCCTAGTCTTCATGTCTTCGTACCGCTCTATCGCGTGGAGTCTTTCCAGGATACTCAAAGCCTGCTTGTATATAGGGGTGTCTACCATGCGTCCATCAAGACTGGTTGAGGCTCTTCCGTCCTTGACGGCTTCAGTGAAAGCGTTAACTATCCTCTGGGCTAATGATACATCTTCTTCAGTCGGGGCAAAGACGCGGTTCAATATCGGAACCTGATCAGGATGAACACAAATTGACCCTTCAGATCCGAGATTTCTTGCTTTTGCCGCTGAAGTCTCAAAGGTCTCCAGGTTCCTGAACTCCGCCACACTACCCAATACGCCAATAGGGGTTATCCCAAAAGCCTTTGCCGTGATGATCATCTGAGTCATGGGAACCAGAAGAACTGACAAATCACCCGATATTCTGACTCCCAAGGCAGCGCAGTAGTCGTCCACGCCTATGCTCATCGATTCAATCCTGGAGCTGGACCGGGCTATTTCAGACAAGAGTAAAATACCCTGAGGGCTTTCAATATGAATGGAGAATCTGATTTTACCCAATTCCAGTCCTCTTGAGGCTTCGATTTCACGAGTCATGTAGTCTAACTTGACGACTTGAGCCGCTGTTTCAACTTTGGGGATGAAGATGGCGTCCAAGCGCTCACAGACGGCGGCATCGATGTCATCTTCCAGCAATTCCGGCTCGTTGTTGACTCTTACCATCAGCTTGGAAACGCCTTTTCCAGTTATTGAGATAGCATTCTTGAGCATAGTTCTGGCGTGGATCTTTTCGTGGGCTGGGATCGAATCTTCAAGGTCAAGCACCACTGCGTCAGCGCCACGAAGGCAAGCCTTCTCAACAAATTTCGTAACATTTACGGGTGTCATAAGGACCGACCGCAATATTGTCAAATTCATCAGACTGTCTCCTCAACCATTTCAGAACTACATTTATTTGATATCAAAATTTCTCAGACGAGAAAATAATGCCCCAAATGTCCAACTTTTTAAAGTACTTCTTTCGCTAATAAATCATGGGGCATATATATAGTCCTGGACACTGGAATCATTCAGTTCTCGCCAGGAAGTTGGCCGGTCATTTCACAACGCTGATTGTCACAAAGAGCGCTTGGCTTACCGTACACGCCTGTCCAATTGTCA contains:
- a CDS encoding CoA ester lyase: MNLTILRSVLMTPVNVTKFVEKACLRGADAVVLDLEDSIPAHEKIHARTMLKNAISITGKGVSKLMVRVNNEPELLEDDIDAAVCERLDAIFIPKVETAAQVVKLDYMTREIEASRGLELGKIRFSIHIESPQGILLLSEIARSSSRIESMSIGVDDYCAALGVRISGDLSVLLVPMTQMIITAKAFGITPIGVLGSVAEFRNLETFETSAAKARNLGSEGSICVHPDQVPILNRVFAPTEEDVSLAQRIVNAFTEAVKDGRASTSLDGRMVDTPIYKQALSILERLHAIERYEDMKTRSSQCP